From Alloacidobacterium dinghuense:
GTCCTTGTGGTGTTGGATTTCAGCTAGCCCCATCAGAATGCCAATTTCGTGCAGGTTCGTGAACCATTGCATCGCCTCTTGAATCTGGCGCGGTGCGCCTTGATCCATACCTCGCATGATTCCAACGTTGCTATTGTGTATTCGTTTTTGAAACAACTCCCGGCAAATGGCGCGGTAGGACATCAGGAAGCACTGTTCCGGGCTGGCGGTTAGCGGTTGCTTCTCCAGTGGAGCGAAAGTCCGGTCATCGTGTACCGCACAAAACCCCGTAAATGTTGACGCTTCATTTATTCCTATACGCTTAAACTTCACCACCCCATGGGTCTTAAAGAGGGACATCAAGTCTGCGTCGTGGCCGTAAACATGCCCGCCCTCGGCGATTGCTGCTAGTGCGGCGCGACGGGGCAGCGTATGAGCCCTGACGATCTGGCCAGAGCATGCCGCCGGACTCGCGTCGGCATGGATACAGTACTTTGCATCAGAGAAGAGTTTCCGTATGCCTGCAGCAGTCTCCCAAGGCTTTCTGCGGGGCGCCTTATCGCGATCCAAATGGCAGAACTTGTATTTTCTACCTGAGTGACACCAGCAAGGATCGTTTCGCCCAATCCTTGGCCTTCGCGCTTCTTGTGAGCCCATGAGACTTTTGTCTTTCGCCTTTTCGCCTTCTATTTGTTACCAGCCTACAATACCTCGCTCAACGCACTGTGATCCCCGATGCGATTTGAATCAATGAGCGTATCCGATACGCCCATGCCGACCATCTATTCACCAAGCGTTTACTCTTGGCACGGGTAGGCGTCTTTGAGCGCGAGGGCTGTGAACAATGCGGCACCTGCCCAAAGCTGGTTAGGGTGGTCGGTCCCGTACTTCACAATCACCTTGCCTACTTGCTGGCCGCAATCAATCAATTCTTTAGCGACTCGCTTTCTGAGCGAACCCGTGAACGTATGCTCGCTGCGGTGAGAGATGGGAGATTTGTATGGCCCGCCCCGATTGGATATATCAACAAAAATAAACAACTCCACGTTGACCCTGACCGTGCGCCATTGGTACGTAAAGCGTTTGAGCTTAGGCTTCGGGCCGCCACGTCACAGCGGATTCAGTTCTTAAGATGATCGCGGCGTTGGGCCTGACCACGCGCAAAGGGCGGAAGCTCACGAAGCAGACCTTTGCCCGGATGATGTCTAACCCCATTTATGCGGGATGGGTCGTTAGTGGGGACATCAGGGTTCGTGGTAAGCACACCGCGCTCATCTCCGATGAGCTTTTCGAGTCGGTACAGGAGCGGATTGACGGAAAGGCTGTCCCGCACAAACGTCTCAATGAAGACTTTCCATTGCGGGGTTCGGTCTTGTGTGCATCGTGCAAGAGGCCGCTCACGGCAGGGTGGGCAAAGGGGCGCACAGAGCGTTATCCCCGGTACTGGTGCTGGACAAAAGGCTGTCGCGCAGTGGGAGTGAGCCGGGATGATCTCGACCGCCATTTCATGAGTTTGTTGGGACGTATGGAACCGACTGCCGAGTTACTCGCTGACCTACCAAACCGAGTGGCAACGCGTTGGAGTGAACGCAAGGGGCGTATTGCTGCCGAGGCCGCGCAGCTTGCAGGCAAACTAGCCGAGCAAAAGACTTTAAACCAAATGGCGATCAAGGCCCGGGTGAAAGGAGAGATCGAGCAAGAGGACTTTGACACGATCAAGGCAGAGATTGCTGCGGAGACAAAACAGATTGAGAAGCAGATAAGTGACTTGGATTCAGAGAATGCCACGATGGAACAGTTGATGCGGCAGGCAGAGAAAGAGGCTATCGATCTCGTAGCAGCGTGGAACAAGGGAAACGTCAATCAACGTCAGGAACTCGTTAAAGGGTTCTTTCCGGAAGGTCTCGTATTCAGTCACAAACGAGGGTTCTTTGAACCGGCTAACACTGTTATTAATGAGATGCTTATGCGATGGTTACTCGATCAACCTAATGTTGGCGTCCCCGACGGGATTTGAACCCGTGTTATCGCCGTGAAAGGGCGGTGTCCTAGGCCGGCTAGACGACGGGGACGCGATTGGCAGCTGCTTATTTCGTTTTGCCAGGCGGGAAGTATCACTTTGAATTTATCAATCATAGGGCCTCGTGTCAAAGATGCGGATCGAGTCGGTAGTGTCCTAATTAACGTGAGCCCAGCACGAAAGGAGACTAAGCCGTGAAAACTCGGCAAAACGGAATATTATGGTTTTTTTCGATTAGACCGCATGGGCGGTGGAAGATCACCCTAACAAGAAGCCAGAAAAGCCTAGAGTTGTGACGGTGCCGTGTTTTGTTTGCCACAATGGCGTGGTTCTTGGAGTAGACGCGGAAGTGACGCGCTCTCCGGTTTCCAAAACTTATGAAAGGATTCATCACGCCGTAGACTTATACCTTACCTACGGCGGTGGGATGGATTACGCGCGTGAATTGATCGAACGTGTGAGAGACGCAGCCGGAATAACGCACAATTCCGTCGAAGTTTTGCTAAATACTCCCGCAATTCAGGTGGTATGCTGCTTTTCGCCATCCTCCGACTATACGAGATCGGCTCTCGTAGTCAAGAGAAGCAGCTAACAAAGCCTCGCTATATTGTGATGTTTGGAATCCCTGATGTTAGTATTTTGCCCACCAAAAATTGAGGAGATTTTGTGCAAAGGAAAATGGCCCAAATCTCTTTTTCAATCTGGTGTTTCCGCCTGTGGCCGATCACGAAATCAGACACTACCATCGAGTCTCTGAAGCATGTGGATGTTCTTCGGTGACGGCGTGATCCTTGAGCGGGCCAATA
This genomic window contains:
- a CDS encoding OmpH family outer membrane protein, which codes for MRGSVLCASCKRPLTAGWAKGRTERYPRYWCWTKGCRAVGVSRDDLDRHFMSLLGRMEPTAELLADLPNRVATRWSERKGRIAAEAAQLAGKLAEQKTLNQMAIKARVKGEIEQEDFDTIKAEIAAETKQIEKQISDLDSENATMEQLMRQAEKEAIDLVAAWNKGNVNQRQELVKGFFPEGLVFSHKRGFFEPANTVINEMLMRWLLDQPNVGVPDGI